From Oryctolagus cuniculus chromosome 17, mOryCun1.1, whole genome shotgun sequence, a single genomic window includes:
- the SRSF2 gene encoding serine/arginine-rich splicing factor 2 isoform X2, with product MSYGRPPPDVEGMTSLKVDNLTYRTSPDTLRRVFEKYGRVGDVYIPRDRYTKESRGFAFVRFHDKRDAEDAMDAMDGAVLDGRELRVQMARYGRPPDSHHSRRGPPPRSPRRRRRSRSRSRSRSRSRSRSRYSRSKSRSRTRSRSRSTSKSRSARRSKSKSSSVSRSRSRSRSRSRSRSPPPVSKRESKSRSRSKSPPKSPEEEGAVSS from the exons ATGAGCTACGGCCGCCCGCCCCCCGATGTGGAGGGCATGACCTCGCTCAAGGTGGACAACCTGACCTACCGCACCTCGCCCGACACGCTGAGGCGCGTCTTCGAGAAGTACGGGCGCGTGGGCGACGTGTACATCCCGCGGGACCGCTACACCAAGGAGTCCCGCGGCTTCGCCTTCGTGCGCTTCCACGACAAGCGCGACGCCGAGGACGCCATGGACGCCATGGACGGCGCGGTGCTGGACGGCCGCGAGCTCCGCGTGCAGATGGCGCGCTACGGCCGCCCGCCGGACTCGCACCACAGCCGCCGCGGCCCGCCGCCCCGCAG CCCGAGGCGGCGCCGCCGCAGCCGCTCCCGGAGTCGGAGTCGCTCCCGGTCCCGAAGCCGATCTCGCTACAGCCGCTCCAAGTCGCGGTCCCGCACGCGGTCGCGCAGCCGCTCGACGTCCAAGTCCAGATCGGCGCGAAGGTCCAAGTCCAAGTCCTCGTCGGTGTCCAGGTCGCGCTCACGGTCCAGGTCCCGGTCCCGGTCCAGGAGCCCTCCCCCCGTCTCCAAGCGGGAGTCCAAGTCCAGGTCGCGATCCAAGAGCCCCCCCAAGTCTCCGGAGGAGGAAGGAGCCGTGTCCTCTTAA
- the SRSF2 gene encoding serine/arginine-rich splicing factor 2 isoform X1, whose amino-acid sequence MSYGRPPPDVEGMTSLKVDNLTYRTSPDTLRRVFEKYGRVGDVYIPRDRYTKESRGFAFVRFHDKRDAEDAMDAMDGAVLDGRELRVQMARYGRPPDSHHSRRGPPPRRYGGGGYGRRSRSPRRRRRSRSRSRSRSRSRSRSRYSRSKSRSRTRSRSRSTSKSRSARRSKSKSSSVSRSRSRSRSRSRSRSPPPVSKRESKSRSRSKSPPKSPEEEGAVSS is encoded by the exons ATGAGCTACGGCCGCCCGCCCCCCGATGTGGAGGGCATGACCTCGCTCAAGGTGGACAACCTGACCTACCGCACCTCGCCCGACACGCTGAGGCGCGTCTTCGAGAAGTACGGGCGCGTGGGCGACGTGTACATCCCGCGGGACCGCTACACCAAGGAGTCCCGCGGCTTCGCCTTCGTGCGCTTCCACGACAAGCGCGACGCCGAGGACGCCATGGACGCCATGGACGGCGCGGTGCTGGACGGCCGCGAGCTCCGCGTGCAGATGGCGCGCTACGGCCGCCCGCCGGACTCGCACCACAGCCGCCGCGGCCCGCCGCCCCGCAGGTACGGGGGCGGCGGCTACGGCCGGCGGAGCCGCAg CCCGAGGCGGCGCCGCCGCAGCCGCTCCCGGAGTCGGAGTCGCTCCCGGTCCCGAAGCCGATCTCGCTACAGCCGCTCCAAGTCGCGGTCCCGCACGCGGTCGCGCAGCCGCTCGACGTCCAAGTCCAGATCGGCGCGAAGGTCCAAGTCCAAGTCCTCGTCGGTGTCCAGGTCGCGCTCACGGTCCAGGTCCCGGTCCCGGTCCAGGAGCCCTCCCCCCGTCTCCAAGCGGGAGTCCAAGTCCAGGTCGCGATCCAAGAGCCCCCCCAAGTCTCCGGAGGAGGAAGGAGCCGTGTCCTCTTAA
- the METTL23 gene encoding histone-arginine methyltransferase METTL23 isoform X1 gives MYVWPCAVVLAQYLWFHRRSLPGKAVLEIGAGVSLPGIVAAKCGAKVTLSDSAELPHCLEICRQSCRMNHLPQVPVLGLTWGHVSQDLLGLPPQDIVLASDVFFEPEDFEDILTTVYFLMQKNPRVQLWSTYQVRSADWSLEALLYKWEMRCAHVPLGSFDADKEHIADSALPGRHTVEMLVISRAEGPG, from the exons ATGTACGTTTGGCCCTGTGCTGTGGTCCTGGCCCAGTACCTCTGGTTTCACAGAAGATCCCTGCCGGGCAAGGCTGTCTTAGAG ATTGGAGCCGGTGTGAGCCTTCCAGGAATTGTGGCTGCAAAATGTGGCGCCAAAGTCACGCTGTCAGACAGCGCGGAGCTCCCGCACTGTCTGGAGATCTGTCGGCAGAGCTGCCGGATGAACCACCTGCCGCAGGTGCCCGTCCTGGGCCTGACGTGGGGCCATGTCTCTCAGGATCTCCTGGGCCTGCCGCCACAGGACATCGTTCTGGCATCTGATGTCTTCTTTGAACCAGAAG ACTTTGAAGACATCTTGACTACAGTGTACTTCCTGATGCAGAAGAACCCCAGAGTTCAGCTGTGGTCTACTTACCAGGTTAGGAG CGCTGACTGGTCCCTGGAAGCTCTGCTCTACAAGTGGGAGATGAGATGCGCCCACGTCCCCCTGGGGTCTTTCGATGCTGACAAGGAGCACATCGCAGACTCCGCCCTCCCAGGAAGACACACAGTTGAAATGCTGGTCATCTCCCGTGCAGAGGGCCCAGGCTAG
- the METTL23 gene encoding histone-arginine methyltransferase METTL23 isoform X2, translating to MNHLPQVPVLGLTWGHVSQDLLGLPPQDIVLASDVFFEPEDFEDILTTVYFLMQKNPRVQLWSTYQVRSADWSLEALLYKWEMRCAHVPLGSFDADKEHIADSALPGRHTVEMLVISRAEGPG from the exons ATGAACCACCTGCCGCAGGTGCCCGTCCTGGGCCTGACGTGGGGCCATGTCTCTCAGGATCTCCTGGGCCTGCCGCCACAGGACATCGTTCTGGCATCTGATGTCTTCTTTGAACCAGAAG ACTTTGAAGACATCTTGACTACAGTGTACTTCCTGATGCAGAAGAACCCCAGAGTTCAGCTGTGGTCTACTTACCAGGTTAGGAG CGCTGACTGGTCCCTGGAAGCTCTGCTCTACAAGTGGGAGATGAGATGCGCCCACGTCCCCCTGGGGTCTTTCGATGCTGACAAGGAGCACATCGCAGACTCCGCCCTCCCAGGAAGACACACAGTTGAAATGCTGGTCATCTCCCGTGCAGAGGGCCCAGGCTAG